One part of the Arabidopsis thaliana chromosome 1 sequence genome encodes these proteins:
- the CRF12 gene encoding AP2 domain-containing transcription factor family protein (AP2 domain-containing transcription factor family protein; FUNCTIONS IN: DNA binding, sequence-specific DNA binding transcription factor activity; INVOLVED IN: regulation of transcription, DNA-dependent; LOCATED IN: nucleus; CONTAINS InterPro DOMAIN/s: Pathogenesis-related genes transcriptional activator PTI6 (InterPro:IPR017392), DNA-binding, integrase-type (InterPro:IPR016177), Pathogenesis-related transcriptional factor/ERF, DNA-binding (InterPro:IPR001471); BEST Arabidopsis thaliana protein match is: Integrase-type DNA-binding superfamily protein (TAIR:AT1G68550.2); Has 2801 Blast hits to 2801 proteins in 148 species: Archae - 0; Bacteria - 0; Metazoa - 0; Fungi - 0; Plants - 2796; Viruses - 0; Other Eukaryotes - 5 (source: NCBI BLink).), which produces MKSFVKPERDSLLRTVRIVFTDPDATDDSSSSSDEWLPKPRKVKRFVHEITFLPQVSESSQDRSNAVKTPRRKSTRQFKYPVGVRPRPSGKFAAEILNPFTKTKKWLGTYETPAEAEKAYVDKKVEYDALASSGSAVSSSVVTVTSQCLRSPTSASVSCVSADDLSKEKTSLNKDVAASGDSTTKEVFTTFDFSDVKIPDLRFLAAEEDSMVSNANGAELDFDCFLTDSNILLDDYSLLENDINFSRFENSLPSELPDCDFTEMEFQLDDFKFAYTDHLTTPPLGLV; this is translated from the coding sequence ATGAAGTCCTTTGTGAAACCTGAGAGAGACTCTTTGTTGAGAACAGTTCGTATTGTTTTCACTGATCCTGATGCTACTGATGATTCCTCTTCCTCTAGCGATGAATGGTTACCTAAACCTCGAAAGGTAAAGCGTTTTGTTCATGAGATTACTTTCCTCCCTCAGGTCTCCGAGAGTTCTCAGGATCGTAGCAATGCTGTCAAAACCCCTAGAAGGAAATCTACTAGGCAGTTTAAGTATCCTGTGGGAGTTAGGCCGAGGCCATCAGGCAAATTTGCTGCTGAGATTTTGAACCCATTCACTAAAACTAAGAAATGGTTGGGTACTTATGAAACTCCTGCAGAAGCTGAGAAGGCTTATGTTGACAAGAAGGTTGAGTATGATGCACTGGCTTCTTCAGGTTCTGCTGTTTCCTCATCGGTTGTAACAGTGACTAGCCAGTGCTTGCGTTCCCCTACTTCtgcttctgtttcttgtgTAAGTGCTGATGATTTGTCTAAAGAAAAGACGTCTCTGAACAAAGATGTTGCTGCGTCTGGTGATTCAACCACCAAAGAAGTGTTCACTACTTTCGACTTTTCGGATGTGAAAATACCTGATCTGAGATTCTTAGCAGCAGAAGAGGATTCTATGGTTTCTAATGCAAATGGTGCAGAGCTAGACTTTGATTGTTTCCTTACTGACTCTAACATTCTGCTGGATGATTACTCATTGCTCGAAAATGATATCAACTTCAGCAGGTTTGAAAACAGTCTTCCAAGTGAGCTACCTGACTGTGATTTCACTGAAATGGAATTCCAGCttgatgatttcaaatttgCCTATACAGATCATCTGACAACACCGCCTCTCGGTTTGGTTTAA
- the BBX15 gene encoding B-box type zinc finger protein with CCT domain-containing protein (B-box type zinc finger protein with CCT domain; FUNCTIONS IN: sequence-specific DNA binding transcription factor activity, zinc ion binding; INVOLVED IN: regulation of transcription; LOCATED IN: membrane; EXPRESSED IN: leaf; CONTAINS InterPro DOMAIN/s: CCT domain (InterPro:IPR010402), Zinc finger, B-box (InterPro:IPR000315); BEST Arabidopsis thaliana protein match is: B-box type zinc finger protein with CCT domain (TAIR:AT1G68520.1); Has 3476 Blast hits to 2333 proteins in 129 species: Archae - 0; Bacteria - 2; Metazoa - 0; Fungi - 0; Plants - 3380; Viruses - 0; Other Eukaryotes - 94 (source: NCBI BLink).), whose product MMKSLANAVGAKTARACDSCVKRRARWYCAADDAFLCQSCDSLVHSANPLARRHERVRLKTASPAVVKHSNHSSASPPHEVATWHHGFTRKARTPRGSGKKNNSSIFHDLVPDISIEDQTDNYELEEQLICQVPVLDPLVSEQFLNDVVEPKIEFPMIRSGLMIEEEEDNAESCLNGFFPTDMELEEFAADVETLLGRGLDTESYAMEELGLSNSEMFKIEKDEIEEEVEEIKAMSMDIFDDDRKDVDGTVPFELSFDYESSHKTSEEEVMKNVESSGECVVKVKEEEHKNVLMLRLNYDSVISTWGGQGPPWSSGEPPERDMDISGWPAFSMVENGGESTHQKQYVGGCLPSSGFGDGGREARVSRYREKRRTRLFSKKIRYEVRKLNAEKRPRMKGRFVKRASLAAAASPLGVNY is encoded by the exons ATGATGAAAAGTTTGGCGAATGCTGTTGGAGCGAAGACGGCGAGGGCTTGCGACAGCTGCGTGAAGAGACGTGCACGGTGGTACTGCGCGGCCGACGATGCTTTTCTTTGCCAGTCTTGCGACAGTTTGGTCCATTCAGCAAACCCTCTTGCTCGCCGCCACGAGAGAGTCCGTTTGAAGACGGCTAGCCCGGCGGTCGTAAAGCATAGCAACCACTCATCAGCTTCTCCTCCACATGAGGTCGCCACGTGGCATCACGGGTTTACTCGTAAAGCTCGAACGCCACGTGGCTCtggtaagaaaaacaattcgTCGATATTTCATGACTTGGTTCCTGATATTAGTATTGAGGATCAGACAGACAACTATGAGCTTGAAGAGCAGCTGATCTGTCAAGTGCCGGTTCTAGATCCGTTGGTGTCTGAGCAGTTCTTGAACGATGTCGTTGAGCCCAAGATCGAGTTTCCTATGATCAGAAGTGGTTTGATGAtcgaggaggaggaagacAACGCTGAAAGTTGTCTTAATGGATTTTTCCCGACCGACATGGAGCTTGAGGAGTTTGCTGCTGACGTGGAGACTCTGCTCGGTCGCGGGTTAGACACGGAGTCGTATGCCATGGAGGAGCTAGGGTTATCTAATTCAGAGATGTTCAAAATCGAAAAAgatgagattgaagaagaagtagaagagatAAAAGCCATGAGCATGGATATATTTGATGATGATCGAAAAGACGTGGATGGAACAGTACCGTTTGAGCTAAGCTTTGATTACGAGTCGTCACACAAGACGTCCGAAGAAGAGGTAATGAAGAACGTTGAAAGTAGTGGTGAATGTGTTGTTAAGgtgaaagaggaagaacaTAAGAATGTTCTGATGCTAAGATTAAACTATGACTCGGTGATATCCACTTGGGGAGGTCAAGGTCCACCGTGGAGTTCAGGAGAGCCACCGGAACGAGACATGGACATCAGCGGTTGGCCAGCCTTTTCCATG GTGGAGAATGGAGGAGAAAGTACTCATCAGAAGCAATACGTTGGTGGATGTTTACCATCAAGTGGGTTTGGAGATGGAGGTAGAGAAGCTAGAGTTTCGAGATACAGAGAGAAGAGGAGGACAAGGTTGTTTTCTAAGAAGATACGGTACGAGGTACGTAAATTGAATGCAGAGAAAAGACCACGAATGAAAGGAAGATTCGTGAAGAGAGCCTCGCTCGCTGCTGCTGCTTCACCATTAGGTGTTAATTACTGA
- a CDS encoding NAD(P)-binding Rossmann-fold superfamily protein (NAD(P)-binding Rossmann-fold superfamily protein; FUNCTIONS IN: coenzyme binding, oxidoreductase activity, binding, catalytic activity; INVOLVED IN: cellular metabolic process, metabolic process, flavonoid biosynthetic process; LOCATED IN: cellular_component unknown; EXPRESSED IN: shoot apex, root, leaf; CONTAINS InterPro DOMAIN/s: NAD-dependent epimerase/dehydratase (InterPro:IPR001509), NAD(P)-binding domain (InterPro:IPR016040); BEST Arabidopsis thaliana protein match is: NAD(P)-binding Rossmann-fold superfamily protein (TAIR:AT1G68540.1); Has 11038 Blast hits to 11020 proteins in 1988 species: Archae - 277; Bacteria - 4442; Metazoa - 226; Fungi - 896; Plants - 2479; Viruses - 33; Other Eukaryotes - 2685 (source: NCBI BLink).) yields MAEYLVTGGTSFIASHVIKSLLEFGHYVRTTVRDSDEEKVGFLWDLKGAKERLKIFEADLTIEGSFDEAVNGVDGVFHIASRVSVRLDNNNLDKFDPNISGTMNVMNSCAKSRNTVKRIVLTSSSTAIRYRFDATQVSPLNESHWTDLEYCKHFKIWYAYKKTLGEKEAWRIAADKKLNLVVVIPSFCIGPILSPKPTSSPLIFLSIIKGTRGTYPNFRGGFVHIDDVVAAQILAMEEPKASGRILCSSSVAHWSEIIEMLRIKYPLYPFETKCGSEEGKDMPHSLDTTKIHELGFASFKSLTEMFDDCIKCFQDKGLL; encoded by the exons ATGGCAGAGTACTTGGTTACCGGAGGAACCAGCTTTATAGCCTCTCATGTTATCAAGTCACTTCTAGAATTTGGTCATTACGTAAGAACAACTGTTAGAGACTCAG atgaagaaaaggtGGGTTTCTTGTGGGACTTAAAAGGAGCAAAAGAAAGGTTGAAGATCTTCGAAGCTGATCTAACGATAGAGGGAAGCTTTGACGAAGCAGTCAACGGTGTTGATGGAGTCTTCCACATCGCATCTCGAGTTTCTGTTCGTCTGGACAACAACAATCTG gATAAATTTGATCCTAATATAAGTGGAACAATGAATGTGATGAACTCTTGTGCAAAGTCAAGAAACACTGTGAAAAGGATTGTTCTCACATCTTCTTCAACCGCGATACGGTACCGTTTTGATGCTACACAAGTCTCTCCACTTAATGAATCGCATTGGACCGATCTTGAATACTGCAAACACTTCAAA ATTTGGTATGCTTATAAAAAGACTTTAGGGGAGAAAGAAGCTTGGAGGATCGCAGCTGATAAGAAGCTAAACCTAGTTGTCGTAATCCCATCATTTTGTATTGGTCCAATACTTAGTCCAAAACCTACAAGCTCCCCTCTCATTTTTCTGTCCATTATCAAAG GGACTCGTGGAACGTACCCTAACTTCAGGGGAGGGTTTGTGCACATAGACGATGTAGTTGCTGCACAAATCTTAGCAATGGAAGAACCTAAAGCATCAGGAAGAATCTTATGTTCGAGTTCAGTGGCTCACTGGTCAGAGATCATTGAGATGCTACGAATCAAATACCCATTATACCCATTTGAGACCAA GTGTGGCAGTGAAGAAGGGAAAGATATGCCTCATAGCTTagacacaacaaaaatacatgaaCTTGGCTTTGCCTCCTTCAAGTCATTAACAGAGATGTTTGATGACTGTATCAAGTGTTTTCAAGACAAGGGTTTGCTCTGA
- the KCS5 gene encoding 3-ketoacyl-CoA synthase 5 (3-ketoacyl-CoA synthase 5 (KCS5); FUNCTIONS IN: fatty acid elongase activity; INVOLVED IN: in 6 processes; LOCATED IN: endoplasmic reticulum, membrane; EXPRESSED IN: 22 plant structures; EXPRESSED DURING: 13 growth stages; CONTAINS InterPro DOMAIN/s: Thiolase-like (InterPro:IPR016039), Very-long-chain 3-ketoacyl-CoA synthase (InterPro:IPR012392), 3-Oxoacyl-[acyl-carrier-protein (ACP)] synthase III C-terminal (InterPro:IPR013747), FAE1/Type III polyketide synthase-like protein (InterPro:IPR013601), Thiolase-like, subgroup (InterPro:IPR016038); BEST Arabidopsis thaliana protein match is: 3-ketoacyl-CoA synthase 6 (TAIR:AT1G68530.1); Has 4033 Blast hits to 4019 proteins in 981 species: Archae - 0; Bacteria - 1511; Metazoa - 0; Fungi - 25; Plants - 2349; Viruses - 0; Other Eukaryotes - 148 (source: NCBI BLink).), which translates to MSDFSSSVKLKYVKLGYQYLINNFLTLLLIPVIATVAIELLRMGPEEILSVLNSLHFELLHILCSSFLIIFVSTVYFMSKPRTVYLVDYSCYKPPVTCRVPFSSFMEHSRLILKDNPKSVEFQMRILERSGLGEETCLPPAIHYIPPTPTMESARNEAQMVIFTAMEDLFKNTGLKPKDIDILIVNCSLFSPTPSLSAMIINKYKLRSNIKSYNLSGMGCSASLISVDVARDLLQVHPNSNAIIISTEIITPNYYKGNERAMLLPNCLFRMGGAAILLSNRRSDRWRAKYKLCHLVRTHRGADDKSYNCVMEQEDKNGNVGINLSKDLMTIAGEALKANITTIGPLVLPASEQLLFLSSLIGRKIFNPKWKPYIPDFKQAFEHFCIHAGGRAVIDELQKNLQLSGEHVEASRMTLHRFGNTSSSSLWYELSYIEAQGRMKRNDRVWQIAFGSGFKCNSAVWKCNRTIKTPTDGAWSDCIERYPVFIPEVVKL; encoded by the exons ATGTCTGATTTCTCGAGCTCCGTGAAGCTTAAATATGTTAAACTCGGTTACCAATACCTTATCAACAACTTCCTTACTCTTCTTTTGATTCCAGTCATAGCAACCGTCGCCATCGAGCTTCTCCGAATGGGTCCGGAAGAGATTCTCAGTGTCTTGAACTCACTCCACTTCGAGCTTCTTCATATCCTTTGTTCCTCTTTCcttattatctttgtttcaaCCGTTTACTTCATGTCCAAGCCACGTACCGTCTACCTTGTGGACTACTCTTGCTACAAACCTCCTGTCACGTGCCGTGTCCCGTTCTCTTCGTTCATGGAACACTCTCGTCTCATCCTCAAAGACAATCCCAAGAGTGTCGAATTCCAAATGAGAATCCTCGAGCGATCAGGTCTAGGAGAAGAGACTTGTCTCCCTCCAGCTATTCATTACATCCCTCCAACTCCAACCATGGAATCCGCAAGAAACGAGGCCCAAATGGTTATCTTCACCGCCATGGAAGATCTCTTCAAGAATACAGGTCTTAAACCTAAAGACATCGACATCCTCATTGTTAATTGCTCTCTGTTCTCACCAACGCCGTCTCTCTCCGCTATGATTATCAACAAGTACAAGCTTAGGAGTAACATCAAAAGCTATAACCTTTCCGGGATGGGATGCAGCGCTAGTCTTATCTCAGTTGATGTAGCACGTGATTTGTTACAAGTCCATCCTAACTCCAACGCAATCATAATTAGCACTGAGATCATTACTCCTAATTACTATAAGGGTAATGAGAGAGCCATGTTGCTCCCAAACTGCCTCTTCCGTATGGGAGGCGCCGCCATTCTCCTCTCTAACCGCAGATCCGACAGGTGGCGAGCTAAGTACAAGTTATGCCACCTTGTTAGGACCCATCGCGGTGCGGATGACAAATCCTACAACTGTGTTATGGAACAGGAAGACAAAAATGGTAACGTGGGAATCAACTTGTCTAAAGATCTCATGACCATTGCCGGAGAAGCCTTGAAAGCTAATATCACTACCATAG GTCCTTTGGTCCTTCCGGCATCGGAGcagcttctcttcctctcatCCCTTATCGGACGTAAAATCTTCAATCCAAAGTGGAAGCCGTACATACCAGATTTCAAGCAGGCCTTCGAGCATTTCTGCATCCACGCAGGAGGAAGAGCGGTGATTGATGAGCTGCAAAAGAATCTACAGCTGTCGGGAGAACACGTGGAAGCTTCAAGAATGACACTACATAGGTTTGGTAATACATCGTCGTCATCATTATGGTATGAGCTTAGCTACATAGAGGCTCAAGGGAGAATGAAGAGAAACGATAGGGTTTGGCAGATCGCTTTCGGAAGTGGATTCAAGTGTAACTCCGCCGTTTGGAAATGTAACCGTACGATCAAGACACCAACGGATGGAGCGTGGTCGGATTGTATCGAACGATACCCTGTCTTTATCCCTGAAGTTGTTAAACTatga